The Longibacter salinarum sequence GTATTTTCATTTCCAGAATCGACGCCGGCCCGCTGGCTCAAACTGGTAATCAAATCCAACTGGGGCCACGAATCGTACACCGAGTTGATGGAGCTAGAGGCATACGGCGAAACGTCAGGGAATGCAGACTCCAGGTCTACGATCTCGGGTGTCTACGATACCAACTACGACCTCATGCGCATCGAACAGCGTGGAACACAGATCTACGGTTGCTACGACTACCGCGGGGGAACGCTGACCGGCAGCATCGACGACAATGTCGCTCAGTTCGAGTGGCGACACAAAGGACGAGACGAAATCGGTACAGCGATTATGGTGCTTTCTCGTTCCGGGAATCAACTCAACGGACTCTGGTATGAGGACGGACAGTACCAGGGACTATGGACGGGCTCGCCAGCGGAGGGGGGAGAACAGCCCGCGTGTACAATCCCAACAGACGGCAACATTGCCCAGTCCCTTTCTACGAGCGGTCGCGCCATCGTATATGGGATCCGATTCGATGTCGATTCGGCACAGTTGCGAGCGAAATCGGAGGAGACCTTGCGCCAGGTACGTTCGGTATTGAATGATCAGCCCGACTTGCGTCTGGCGATCGAAGGGCACACGGACAATACCGGTAGCACGTCCTACAACGCAGAGCTTTCGAAGGATCGAGCCCAGTCAGTCGTCCAGTGGCTCACGGAGCGCGGCATTGATGCTGACCGGCTGGAGGCGCGGGGTTACGGTGAGAAACAACCGGTGTCGACCAACAGCACGTCCCAGGGCAGAGCACTGAACCGTCGCGTGGAGCTGGTTCGACAGTAAGAGAGGCGCGACGAGATCACGCGACGCCCTCACCTTCCGTCCCGGCGTCATTGTCCATGCGGCCTGCTGCCCCCTCCGTAACGACAGCCGGTACCGAGTTGAAAGTAGAACTTGCATTCGCTCCGTCCCGACAAACGGACTGTCGCGTACGCACGTCCGACCCGGAAATGTAGATAGATATCATCGGCGATCGGGACAGGCTCTGAATTAGAAAATTCCGGCAACGGATTCAGAAGGAATCCGCCGGGTGCAATGCCCCGTGCGCGACTGCTCTCGATGCCCGGCTCAACCGACTCGGGTACGCCGAGGTCATCGGCAGACGCCACGCGAGATATCGGGCCCCCGCGAATGGCGATTCCGCCGGACGTTTCGGTGTCGATCGCATTTACATCTTTGATCGGTCCGCCGATGACATTCACCATTTCGGGGCTTCACCTCACCGAGCCCCCTCGCCTCCTGCCCATATGCACGTTTATCAATTTTAATTATAGTATATTTACTATTGTCTAATAATACGGTATAGTATTGTTACATTGACTATCAGTATTATAATCTTTAATGTTAATAACCCTACTACATCATATATCTCATACAAGCAAAAACGATCGATCATGGAAGCCACGTCCATTGCAGAACCGACGCAGGAAGAGAAAGAGATGTATTTCCAGATGGCCAAGAAATCATATCGGGAGAAAGTTGCTCATCTGGAAGAAGCAAGCACAAAAAACCTGGAGTTTCAGAAGTCTTTTGACGTAACGGCTGAGTCCGTCGCCCACCACAAAGCCAGCGGGAATTTCGCTCTCGCATCGGCCTTTATCTGGTCAAAGGTTTCGTCGGTCAACCCGATCTCGATCGACGATAGCGCAAAAGTTAATTTCGAAGGCCAGGCGTGGGGAGTTGGCCTCGGAGGCGGCGACATCTGGATGGGAGGCTGGCTCGCGAACGCAAATGTGTTGAATGGCGACGTAAAATTTCAGTTCGTGACGCACCCCGCGGTTACGGAGATTAGCTTCTACAAGAACGGTACGTGTGTCGGTGTACTCGCCGGCGGCGGACTGAATGTCCAGCTCGGCAGCATGGGAGGCAGCGGGACGTTTTCCAAAGCCTAACCAGCGACGCCGATACAGGCGGTGCGCCTGCAACCGCCCATTCCATTTGAAGGTGCAGCGGCTATCATTGAATACGGGCCTGATTTTTCAGATCCGTACGCCGCACCTGAACGCCCGCAGTCGCTTGGCTGCGGGCATTATGTTTGCCCATCCAGAACGAGAAGTGGACTTCGGCTCATGACGGAGGGGATTCTCTCGTTCGACCGCCCGCTCGCGGAAATGTCGTGACACGCCCCGAAGCCCGCATTTCAGCCACTGCTGAGGGACAAGCGAATGGACCTCAAGACATTCGTTTGGGAAGCCGGATGAAGACGGTTGTCCCTTCTCCCTTTTCCGACTCGATCCACACGGTCCCCTCCAGAAGCGATACGTATTTCTGCACGAGGGCCAGACCCAGACCGCTTCCTTCGAAGTGACGGGCTGTGCCGGTAGATTCTTGCTCGAAGGCATCGAATGCCCGTGTCAGAAAGCCAGAATCCATTCCCACGCCCGTGTCCTCAACGGTAATCAGTACAGACGCTTCATTCGGATCGGTGTTGGCGTGATTGCCATCGACGGGTCTCGTCTGCCGCCCTCGAATGGTGATCTTCCCCCCCGGCTCCGTGAATTTGATGGCGTTTGCAGCGAGGTTGACCAACGTTCGATACAGCAAACCCGGATCCGTCTCCATCTGTACGGATTCGCACTGCGCCCGAAGGTCGATTTCGCCTGCCTGAGCCTGCGGCTGCAGGTCGCCGGCGACCTCCTCCGCCACGTGCCGGAGGCGCACCGACTCAACGTGCGGGTCCACGACCCCGGCCTCCAACTTCGACAGATCGAGAATCGCGTCCAGCGTTTGAAGGAGACGGTTTCCGCTGCGCTCAATGTGGCGAGAGAACTTATCGAGCGGAGCGGGAAGCCCCGCCGAACTAAGGATTTCGGAAAATCCGATGATCGACGTGAGAGGGGTTCGGATTTCGTGACTGATATTCGCAAGCATGGCGGACTTCAGGCGGCTGTTCTTCTCCGCCAGCTCTTTGGCCGCCACGAGCGCCTCACGACGCTGCTGCTCCTCCGTCGTGTCGCGCATGTTCGCCAGGATTTGCTGACGCCCGGACTCGGACAGGATCTGGCGTCCACGGATCGACAAGTACCGCCATTCACCGTTCTGATGGCGATATCGACCTTCTACATCGACCGTCTGCGACGAATCGAGCAACGCGTTCTCAAACGCCGCCTCAAAGCGTGACACATCCTCCGGGTGAACAATCGCCAGCCCGTTTCGACCGAGGAGATGAGCCCGTGGATACCCCGTGACGCGCTCGATCGATGGTGACAGGTAGGTAAACGTCGCATCTGGATCGATAATCGCGACAACATCGACGGCCTGCTCAACCACCGCGCGGAACCGCTCTTCGCTGCGACGAAGCGCCGTTTCCATACGACGTTTTTCCGTAATGTCCTCCAAAACAAAAACCGCACGAGTGGGCTCGTTCGAATACTGCGTCGAACCGACGGTCTGGGTTTGACGTGACGCTACCGAATCCGAACGATCAATCCATCCTCTTTCATCCACGGGCTCATCGAACAGCGGTGCCCCATTGATGGACAGGAGGCGCTCCGAGCCGTCGCTCCGGGTAATCGTGTGTTCAAGGTCGTACACGGACTGCCCCATTCGCATGACCCGCGCAAACGGGAGGTCTTCATCCGGGATCCGATTTCCGTCGACATCTCTGATTTCCCAGAATGGATCGTTATACGCTACGTTGTCCACGACGCGCGGCGCGATACCGAGGACCTCTTTTGCGCGCTCACTTACTCTAACCAGATCGCCCTCCGCGTTAAATACGATAATAGCAGCGGGGCTCGCATCGAAGATCCGCTGGAGGAGATCACGTTCACGACGCAGATTCCTCTGAGCCCGGTGCGCCTCCGTCACGTCCATGTGCGTCCCGACCATCAGAAGCGGCGATCCATCGGGCGCTCGCTTTACGATCCGGCCGCGGTCCACCACCCAGCGCCATGCCCCGTCCTTATGGCGCATTCGAATCGTGATGTCCATCATTTCCGTCTCCCGCTCGATACACGACTCAATCGCTTTCCGGACGCGCGGCTGATCGGCGGGATGGACGTGATCGAAGAAAAAGTCGGCGTGGTTCTCGACCTCATCGAGTGTGTAACCGAGGATTTCGGCCCACCGCTCCGTGTACACTGCGCGGCCCGTCTCGAAATACACCTCCCAGGCGCCGAGGTCGGCCCCGTCGATAGCCATCTTCAGGTGCACCTCTTCGTTGTCGAGAGCGAACGACTCATCTTCGACGCGGCGCGGCAAGGACGACCATGCATCAACGCACCTTCGGCTGTAAATGGCAATCCCCTCCCCCGCCGGATACAGGCGCAAGTGGAGTTGCCGAACCCCTGATGGAGACGATACGTCCACGCCGGCCGGCTCGCCATCTTGCGCACGATCACAAGCCGACGCGAATCCGGGCGAGGCAAGGATCGGGACCTCGCTCGATGGCGTTCCGACAAGCATTTCAATCGGGCGACCCAGAAGATGAGACGCCTCCGGTTCTACGTGGGAAAAGCATCGATTGCTGTCAAGGATGAAGACCGCCTCCCGTTTGGACTGGCGCGGGTAGTAACATGGCTCCGGGAGCGACCACCGACGAAGCACCCGAGAAACGGAGAGGACAGACTCCTCCATCGAAGAGCCTCTGGCGTGCCGTCCTGCCGTATCCATCGCTGTTCGTCAAGATATTCGTGTTGCCGCAGAACAAACGTCCATCTGCGCCAACGCACCGGTCCCTCGCTGGATGTGCCCCTTACAGAGACATGAGCCAGATGACGACCGGCTTATAGCCTGAGGAGCATCTGCGCTCGCGAATCTGGCTTCGTTTCCGAAACGGGGATACACTCGCGACGCGAGCGGGACGGGGGCGGCGTGACAAGTGGTAGACGAGAACGCATGATCGAATCGCTGAAGCGAGTCCGGGCTGTGCTTCTCGCATTTCCGATCCTGCTCTGCCCTAAATCCGTGTTGACGGTTCTTCGGAGTCGGCGTCTTCCGTCTCCAATGCGTCGCAAGGCCACTGATCGATACGCTCGCATTTTAACACATGTACCCTATACCTTTTACAAACGTACGCAATTAAACGGAGTCCGAAGCAATTCCCTGCAGACGCCGCGTGGATAATGCGCACGCTGAGCTGGGAAAACGTGTTTTGCCTTCTCTTCGCTCGTTGTCCTTCAACTTTACGGCGTCTTGTCTTCCTTCTTATGCCATCATCCGCGACTTCCGTACAGGTGTTCAGGCCAGGTCATCCCAAGTGGGGGCGCGGATTGGGACTCCTGTCAATATTGTGTATCTGCGTCATCGCTCCGCCCCTATGGTGGACCGGGCTACCACTTTATCCGGACATCCTTTGGCGAGTGAGCATCATTGTCATCGTGATATGCGGACTTAGCGTCACTAAATACTACGTAGAGGTGCCAAAACGCATAGAAGTTAGCCCTCATGTTGTGACCGTTCATCGGCGATTTCGAGACCCGATCGATTTTCCGCGTCAAGAGATCCGAAATGTGTCGTACAGGGAAAAGACACAAACCATTCGACTCTTCACCTCGGAGACTGGGCGCTGGTTTCCGCAACTTTCGATATACACGAGCGGTCTCAATCGTGCGGATCGACAAGCACTCATTGAAATATTAGATCCTTCGCCACCGACCTCATCTTGACCCGATGATACCATAACCTTATCGGGGCAAGGGTATGGCGGACGACCTAACATTTTGGTTCAAAGTTTAGGGCGGACCTGGACGAAGTCACTATTCTACACACCGCAACATTCCTTCACTGCGGTCTACACAAATGCCACCGAGATCTCTCGGAAGAGAGGACCTATCACTACCGCTGTCACCCCAACCTTCATTTACGATTCCTGCCTGCTCGAGACCCCAGAAACGGGACGAGGGAGAAGGTTAAGACCCCATCCACATTCAAGGGCGAGTTGTCACGCCCATATTCATAGGAGACGGAAGGTTGTCGTCCGGCCTAAACACCTCTGGCTCTCTCCCGAGAGTTCGGTGACGCATGGATTCAGTCCGAGCGCTCGGTGGCGATGCGCATTCCCTCGGTGATTGTCCCGCGCGCGTGAAACGTCGTGTTGAACCCGGCACATCCTGCAGACAGCGAAGGGGGAATCGTGACGATACGGATGCTGCCCCCTACCGAAATTCTTTCTATCGCTACGCTTCACGGGGAGGAACTCATACCCTGTCTACAACAGCGGGTCACTTCCAGGCCCCTCATCAGTAGCAGGCAGCGTGAGCCGAAAAAAAGACGGTCTTGCTTGCTGTCTTGATGCAAGCCGGTGGGACTCATGCCGGATGGATCTTAGACGTTGGATTCGCTGGATACGCCAAGGCGCGTATCCACGGGAAACGGGATCGGCCCGTCAATCGCAAGATTGGCAAACCGGGGATGCTGAATGTTTAGCAGGACGTTCCGGTGGATCGGGATCACGGCGGAGGGAACGGAAAGCGCGAGGGAATCCCGGCGTTCGTGCCAGAAGGTCCCGATCTCCTGCGTGGATGCGGGCCACGGCCATTCGCGCCAGTCGGATGGGAGGTCCGCATCGGATAGCGTAAGGAGGTCTTGGTCTTCCTGTAGTTCAATCTCGAACAGCACGTAGTCGGTGGTAACGAGGTCGGCGCGCCCCGTGTGGACGAGCGTCTCCAACAATGCGGTGGCGGGCTGATCGGCGGCGTAGACCATCGGGACGCCCTGTTCGTGCCATCGGCCCCGCCCGCGAGAGCCCCTGAACGCAGTTTCGGCGTACTTCGCTTTGGTAAGACGGTAGATGGTCACAAGACCTCGCGGCGCGATGGGCAGAGCACGAGCGAACGATTACGCGGCGTTGGTCTCGTCGATCGTGGTCAACAGATCCTCCACTTCGCGTAGGCCAGGCTCGGTATCCAGCCGTTCCAGCGGCGTTTCTCCATCCAGGAGTCCATGCGGTGTTTTGAGCCACATGCGGGCTGCGTCATCCGAGTGGAAGGCCGTCCGACTCCGCGCCCAGATGTGCAAGAGGCGCCAGAGGCGATCCGATTCGACAGGTGTCAAACCTTTGCCTTGCTTCCGGCGGCGCTGCAACGTGCGGACGGACAAATCGAGA is a genomic window containing:
- a CDS encoding OmpA family protein; the encoded protein is MPYLPYHGISGSWLTPFLVCVCLIATIEPLHAQTNQSTPSAQDVDVLNLSSGAIVLSHSGQYDEEWAALLLLDDTVEHGWSAAEGASFPHEILIELQQPTALDSIAFDNSTAEEADYPGISARHVEVWVSTDGPDTGFSKAIVREAAQGARSVFSFPESTPARWLKLVIKSNWGHESYTELMELEAYGETSGNADSRSTISGVYDTNYDLMRIEQRGTQIYGCYDYRGGTLTGSIDDNVAQFEWRHKGRDEIGTAIMVLSRSGNQLNGLWYEDGQYQGLWTGSPAEGGEQPACTIPTDGNIAQSLSTSGRAIVYGIRFDVDSAQLRAKSEETLRQVRSVLNDQPDLRLAIEGHTDNTGSTSYNAELSKDRAQSVVQWLTERGIDADRLEARGYGEKQPVSTNSTSQGRALNRRVELVRQ
- a CDS encoding PAS domain S-box protein, whose protein sequence is MEESVLSVSRVLRRWSLPEPCYYPRQSKREAVFILDSNRCFSHVEPEASHLLGRPIEMLVGTPSSEVPILASPGFASACDRAQDGEPAGVDVSSPSGVRQLHLRLYPAGEGIAIYSRRCVDAWSSLPRRVEDESFALDNEEVHLKMAIDGADLGAWEVYFETGRAVYTERWAEILGYTLDEVENHADFFFDHVHPADQPRVRKAIESCIERETEMMDITIRMRHKDGAWRWVVDRGRIVKRAPDGSPLLMVGTHMDVTEAHRAQRNLRRERDLLQRIFDASPAAIIVFNAEGDLVRVSERAKEVLGIAPRVVDNVAYNDPFWEIRDVDGNRIPDEDLPFARVMRMGQSVYDLEHTITRSDGSERLLSINGAPLFDEPVDERGWIDRSDSVASRQTQTVGSTQYSNEPTRAVFVLEDITEKRRMETALRRSEERFRAVVEQAVDVVAIIDPDATFTYLSPSIERVTGYPRAHLLGRNGLAIVHPEDVSRFEAAFENALLDSSQTVDVEGRYRHQNGEWRYLSIRGRQILSESGRQQILANMRDTTEEQQRREALVAAKELAEKNSRLKSAMLANISHEIRTPLTSIIGFSEILSSAGLPAPLDKFSRHIERSGNRLLQTLDAILDLSKLEAGVVDPHVESVRLRHVAEEVAGDLQPQAQAGEIDLRAQCESVQMETDPGLLYRTLVNLAANAIKFTEPGGKITIRGRQTRPVDGNHANTDPNEASVLITVEDTGVGMDSGFLTRAFDAFEQESTGTARHFEGSGLGLALVQKYVSLLEGTVWIESEKGEGTTVFIRLPKRMS
- a CDS encoding RES family NAD+ phosphorylase produces the protein MTIYRLTKAKYAETAFRGSRGRGRWHEQGVPMVYAADQPATALLETLVHTGRADLVTTDYVLFEIELQEDQDLLTLSDADLPSDWREWPWPASTQEIGTFWHERRDSLALSVPSAVIPIHRNVLLNIQHPRFANLAIDGPIPFPVDTRLGVSSESNV
- the parS gene encoding type II RES/Xre toxin-antitoxin system antitoxin; translated protein: MSATATPQRTNQKAFESALRSFQSKRVETADATPDIERVREGLGIDEMDAVASALDLSQPDLEDVLDLSVRTLQRRRKQGKGLTPVESDRLWRLLHIWARSRTAFHSDDAARMWLKTPHGLLDGETPLERLDTEPGLREVEDLLTTIDETNAA